ATGGCCGGTTTCTGGGAATCCTGTTTGCTCCGTTTTGAGCAGGAATTGCCCGCGCAGCAATTCAATACCTGGATCAAGCCTTTGCGGCTTGAAGGTGAAAATGCGCCAGAAGAAGGTTTGCGTCTGATCGCACCCAACGGCTTCATCATGAAGTGGGTCAAGGATCGTTACCTGAGCCGGATCGAAGAGTACAGCCACAGCTTCTTTTCCGTACCGACCGGCATCACCCTGGTCATCAGCAACAAGGGAAGCAGTGCGCGACCGGAAAACCGGATCAACCCGAACAGCGCTGCGCAAAGCGAGATTTCTTCCGTCGTCTCCGGCAGCAGCGAAAAGCCGCGCAGCAAGAGTGGCAACTACGAAAAATCGCGGCTCTTTTCGTCATTCACCTTCGACAATCTGGTGGTCGGCAAGGCCAATGATCTGGCGCGCGCCGCCGCCGTGCAGGTGGCCAACAATCCGGGCGGTGCCTACAATCCGCTGTTCATCTACGGTGGCGCCGGCCTCGGCAAGACTCACCTGATCCACGCCATCGGCAACACCATCCTTGCCGAAAACCCGGAAAAGATCGTTCGCTACGTACATGCCGAGGATTACTACTCGGACGTCGTGCGCGCCTATCAGCAGAAGTCTTTCGACACCTTCAAGCGCATGTACCGGACGCTGGATGTGCTGTTGCTCGACGACGTGCAGTTTTTCAACGGCAAGAACCGCTCGCAGGAGGAATTCTTCTTCCTGTTCAACGCGCTGATCGAAGCCCGCAAGCAGATCATCATCACCTGCGATACCTATCCCAAGGATATCAACGGCCTCGACGACCGCCTGGTGACCCGCTTCGACTGGGGTCTGACCGTGCAGATCGAGCCGCCGGAACTGGAAATGCGCGTCGCCATCCTGAAGAAGAAAGCCGAGGCCGAAGGCCTGCAGCTCGACGACGAAGTGGCTTTCTTCATTGCCAAGCATCTGCGCTCCAACGTGCGCGAACTGGAAGGCGCACTCAAGAAGGTGCTTGCCTATTCTTCCTTCCACGGTCGCATCATTGCCCTCGATCTGGCCAAGGAAGCGCTGAAGGACCTGATCGGTTCGGTACGCAATGTCGGTATGGACAATATTCAGAAGACGGTTGCCGACTATTACAAGATCAAGGTTGCCGATCTTTTCTCGAAGAAGCGTACGCGTGCCATTGCGCGGCCGCGCCAGGCAGCGATGTGGTTATGTCGTGAAGTCACTTCGCACAGTTTTCCGGAAATTGGTGACGCTTTCGGCGGACGTGATCACACGACGGTCATCCATGCGGTAAAAACAATTGACTCCTTGCGTCTCAAGGAAAGCGAACTGAATCATGACCTGCATGTGCT
The DNA window shown above is from Quatrionicoccus australiensis and carries:
- the dnaA gene encoding chromosomal replication initiator protein DnaA, whose product is MAGFWESCLLRFEQELPAQQFNTWIKPLRLEGENAPEEGLRLIAPNGFIMKWVKDRYLSRIEEYSHSFFSVPTGITLVISNKGSSARPENRINPNSAAQSEISSVVSGSSEKPRSKSGNYEKSRLFSSFTFDNLVVGKANDLARAAAVQVANNPGGAYNPLFIYGGAGLGKTHLIHAIGNTILAENPEKIVRYVHAEDYYSDVVRAYQQKSFDTFKRMYRTLDVLLLDDVQFFNGKNRSQEEFFFLFNALIEARKQIIITCDTYPKDINGLDDRLVTRFDWGLTVQIEPPELEMRVAILKKKAEAEGLQLDDEVAFFIAKHLRSNVRELEGALKKVLAYSSFHGRIIALDLAKEALKDLIGSVRNVGMDNIQKTVADYYKIKVADLFSKKRTRAIARPRQAAMWLCREVTSHSFPEIGDAFGGRDHTTVIHAVKTIDSLRLKESELNHDLHVLLQVLKG